The Verrucomicrobiota bacterium genomic interval GGCTGCGAAACAGCAACGGCAACTGATCGTTTACGTTCCTGCGCACAAGCCGGAGACGGACGAAGACCGCTGCCGCGATCCGTTCCAGATTTTCGCGTTGGGCGGCGGCCGAATCCAAGGATGCCCCGGCCACGCAAAATCCCAGCCGACGCACGTTGGCAGAAAGGATGAAAGCGACAGGCGCATCACCGGGAGCACCGCCGGCTGCTCCCGCGCCAGCACGCCCAGCTCCCGCGCCGACGCCAGCAGCACCTGCTACCGCACCCCTGCCAGCAACACCAGCCGCCCCGCCGCCCCGCCACCTGCCGTGCCGGCGCTCAAGGAAAAGCACATCCGCATCGGCTACGGCGACACGGGTTTCACCTACGAATCATTGTTCGGCGATTACCTCAAGGGCGCGAAGGAGATCACGGTTGAAGACCCCTACATACGAGTGCCGCACCAGCTCAGCAATTTCCTCCGGTTCTGCGAGCTGGTCGTGAAAGTCGGCACGGCGCAGGTCATCAACCTGGTGACCGGTTTTGATGGACGTGTATTTTCCGACCGAACAGCCCGGCCAGGAGCTGCTCTTCCGGCGCTACACGCAACCCGAGAAGGATCAACAAATCCTGCTGCAGCAACTGGGATGGCGGCTTCCCGAACAGCCTCCGCCGCGTTTGACGAGCCAAGGCCAGTGGATCCGATCCTGAGAACCCAACACGAGTCTGTAGTGAAGACTCCGAAATTGCCTCGGCTGCAAATCAACCGCTTACACCGAAAAACACCCTCCAGTTGCGAAAGTCGGGCTAAGCGACACCTGTGGTCTGGAAGCGACATCTGACCATAGAAATACCCTGACTTCGTTTTCTTGAAGTTTCGTCTTCGTCATGTTTATGCGGAAGACGGTCTTCGACGACTGATGAACGAGTATCAAAGCACTGGAAACGTAGGCCAAAGCGCGCTGAAGGCGGATGTAAGTCGCCCCCACCGCACGCAAGTATTTGAACGCCGGGCAAACGCCTGAACACCTGCAGGCCAAACACCACTGGCGCACCCGCCCGGACCCGTTGGCGGACATTTGGCCCCAGGCGGAAGCCCGCCTGAAAGAAGCTCCGGAGTTGGAAGCCAAGGCCTTGTTCGAACATCTGCAAAGCCAGCCGCCCGGTCGCATTTCGGAAAAGCATCAACGCACCTTTCAACGGCGGGTCCACCTGTGGCGCTTGCAACACGGTGAGGACAAGGAAGTGTTCTTTCCGCAAGCTTGGGAGCCCGGTCGGCCCCTGCAACTGGATTGGACGCACGCCAGCGAATTGGCCGTGACGATCAGCGGCGTGCCCTATCCGCATTGGCTGTGTCACACGGTGCTGCCCTATTCGAACTGGCAATGGGCCACGCGCTGCCGATCCGAGTCGCTGTTGAGTCTGCGCCAGGGATTGCAGGCCAGCCTGCACCGCCTGGGCCAGGCGCCCCAGGAAGTGCGGGTGGATCATTCGAGCGCGGCGACTCATCGCCTCGGGGCCCAGGGAGGCCGCGAGTTCAACGCGGAATTTGTTTCGGTGTGCGGCCATTACGGACTGGTGCCTAAAACGATTGGGATCGGCTGTCCCAACGAGAACGGCGATGTTGAATCGGGCAACGGCCATTTGAAGCGCCGGCTAACGCAGCATCTGCTGTTGCGCGGGAGCCGGGACTTCGCTTCGGAAGCCGACTATGACCGGTTTCTGCAACGGGTTCTGGAACGGGCCAACGCTGGGCGGGCCGACAAGCTGGCCGAGGAACTGGCGGAGGCCCAGGCGGAGGGGCGAAGCGTGATCGGTCCGGCGGCCAGGGCGCCGCACAACAACGGTGGACGCTATACGACCGAAGACTTCCAGATCGAGGTGGAGCAGCGCAAAGCCATTTGTCCGGCCGGCAAGGAAAACACTCAATGCAGTCGTTTGGAAGAACAAGCCACCGGCAAAGTGACCTATCGGTTGGAATGGAGCACGCAGTGCGCGGATTGTCCGTTGCGGGAGCGTTGCGTGGGGCCCGGGCAGAAGCATCGGAGCCTTGTCGTAGGCCAACACCACAGCGCGCTGCAGGCGCGGCGGCAGGAACAAAAGACGGAGGCCTTTACCCAACAAATGAAACATCGCAACGGGATCGAAGGCACGCAGAGCGAATTGTGGTCGAAGACGCCAAGACGTTTCTCAAACTCGCGGACCGCACTTACGATGTGAGTATCAGGCTCAGAAGGCCTTCTTTGTCCGTGGCAAGGCGGATTTCTGGCGTATGCTGGATGATCGAACTTCACCACGGCCGCGCACGTTGCTGGGCGAATATCTGAATCAGGAGAAGCTCACGGCGGCAGATTTCCTGGCGTTCGCGGACGCTTTTGCCGCGCACCGGCTTTTTCCTCCGGAGCTCTTTTCCAGCATCGTGCAGAGGTGGCGGGCGGATTTTCCCCAGGAGAATCTGCCGCTGGAAATCTCCGCGCTCGTGAACGACCCGGCCGAGAAATCCGAAGTGCAGGTTCTGCGATTCACGCTTTTCCAGAGCCAGATTCTGGACATTGCGCAAGCCGATCCGGATCTCCTGCGCACGTACGAAAAGTGGCTCCTGGAAACTTACCGCAGCCGACGTTCGGTTTTTTTTCTCCCGTGGACGAAGGAACTGGAAACGGTTCTCAACCGCTTGATCCAACACGACCCAACGAACCGAGCCACGTACGAACTCCATTGGGCCGAACTGGCCTGGGATCGAGGCGACGACCGAACCTGCTTCGAACTCGGCGCCAAATACCTAAGTGGTCCGTTTCGTAAATACGCTCACGTTCGTTGCGCCCAATTTGGCCTGGGGCAAGGCGCGACGAGCGAGCATCCCCCGCCAGTGGGGCTGTGACCGAGGAGCAACGCAGCTCCAGGCAAAATTCGGCGCAACCCGAAGGGCGGCAGTTCTTTTTCGCCAGACTTCGTTGCTTGCTCCTTACAGATCCACTTCGGGATATGCTCGTCGCTCGCGCCTCGTCTGGCCGAAAAATCCCTTGCCGCGAACGTGAGCGTATTTATGAAATGGACCACTAAGTCCCACCGCCAGCCACAAGGCTGAAGATTTGGCGCGCCTTGATCCCGACGCCGTCGCCGCAGTGCTGGCGCGTTTGATCGAAATCTACTGGCGCGCCGGTCAAATCCAGGAGGCCGCCCGGCTCTGCGCGCGCGCGCATCTGCTTTGTCCCGCGGCATTCGATCCGAAAACAGGCGACCCCCGGCTCCAGTTGACTTGCCGAAAAATCGCCAGCTCGGTGGCTCCCCAATCTCCGCCCACGACCCGCTGAGCATCGAACCAAAACGCTCGCTGGGCGTGCTTGATCGGCCTGGTCGTCTTCGCATCAGGTGATGGAGAGCATTTCTACATGTTCGTGCAGCCGGTAGGATTGCGGCCCCGGATAGACGACAAACAGTTGCTCCAGTTTGAGGTCGCTCAAGGCGACGTGCATCGATTTGGAAAGAGCCGGCGCGTCGCCATACTTGAACTCGAAACCGTAGCGTTTGGCTTTCCAGGTGATCAGCAGATCGAGCTCCGCGCCAGCGTGGGTCGCCCAAAAATATGCGTCGCGGTCTCCGGTCAACCGCAGCACTTGTTCGAGCGCGAAGCCTTCCCACGAAGCGCCCAGCTTTGGATGGCCTTCCAACGAAGGAAAGGAATCCAGACCCAGCAGTCCTCCAGGTCAAAGAAATGATGCGGCTGTCCCTTGGCAATCATGAGGGCAATGCCCCAGATCGCGACCGGCTTGAGCAAGGTCCAGAATCCAATCCGATGAGCAAACTCTTCGATCTTGGGTTTCAGATGAAGGGTTCGATAGACTCCAGACCTCATGCGCGATGTCTATGATGCGGTCATCCTGGGGTCCGGGCACAACAGCCTCATTCTACAGGCGTATCTGGGGCGCTCCGGGCTGAGCACGGTTTGCCTCGAGCCGCGCGCCGTAGCGGGCGGCGGGCTGGAGACAGTCGAGAACCCAGTCGGCTCCGGTTTCTTCCACAACACGCATTCCTTTTATCATCGGGGGTTGACGCGGCTCCCGTGGTACAGCGATCTGAATCTCCGCCAGCACGGCGCCGAGTATCTTGAGCCAGAGTTGAACGTCGCCCTGATCACAGCGGATGGACGCGCTTTGGAGTGGTGGACGCAATTCGAGAAAACGGTCGAGTCCTTCGCTCAATTCAGCCGCCGCGACGCCGGCGCCCTCCAACGTTGGTGCGAGCGATTCCGCCCCATCGTGCAGAATATTCTCGTTCCGGAGGCCCAGGCGCCGCCGCTCCCTTTGGATCAGCGGCGCGCTTTGTTGTCGGAGACCGAGGAGGGAAGGGTGCTTCTCAAAGTGAGCGAACTTTCGCCCCTCGAATTCGTGCGCCAGGAGTTCGAACATCCGGCGATTCAGGCCGGACTGCTTTTCTTCAACGGCCTGCGCGAAGTCGATCTGCGCTGCCGCGGCTTCGGACATCATATTCCGGCGTTGCTGGCCAGCGGCCGGATGGCACAGATGTGCGTGGGCGGGGTCAGGCGTCTGGCCGATGCTCTGATCGCGGCCGTGCGCGAAGCGGGGGGAGAAATCGCGCTTCGCACGACTCCCAGGCAGATTCGGATCGAGGACGGATGCGTCATCGGAGTCGAAACGACGGACGGCGCGTTCGTCCGCGCGCGGCGGTTGGTGGCGTCCGGGTTGAACCCGCACCAGACCTTTCTAGACTTGATCGAGCCAGATCAATTGCCCGCCCCTGTTGCGGAGAAAGCGCGCAACTTTCAATACAACCTCATCGCGCCGCTCTTTGCCTTGAATGTCAATTTGCGCGAAGCCCCGCAGTATCAGGCCGCAGAGCGTTGCCCTGAACTGAAGGACGCGTTCATGGTCATTCTGGGCCTGGACCGTCCCGAACAGTTTGAGGACATCGTGGGTCACCACGAAGCGGGCGCCATCCCGCCGACCGTCATGTGGGGCACGTGCCCGACGCGTTTCGACGCTTCCCAGGCTCCGCCAGGGCGCCATACCGCCTTTATGTGGGAGAAGACTCCTTATCGCCTCGAAGGCGATCCGCAGAATTGGGACCGGGCCAAGGAGGAACATGGACGTGTTCTTTTGCGAAAGTGGAGCGAATACGCGCCGAACATAGAATCGGCGACGCTGGCGGCCTTCACCGCAAGTCCGCTCGATGTCGAACGCACGCTGCCGAACATGAAGCACGGCGATCTGCTGGTGGGCGCGTTCAACAACGGGCAGGTCGGTTTTCATCGGCCCTTCGCGGGCGCGGGCCATTATCGTGGGATTCTGAAGGGGCTTTATCTGTGCGGTTCATCGTGCCATCCCGGCGGCAACATCACCGGTTTGCCCGGCTACAACTGCGCTCAAGTCGTGCTGGCCGATCTGGGCATTGCGGCGCCCTGGATGCCGCGGCCCATCGCAGACCAATTGAAGCGGGGGTGATTCCGAGTGGAAATGGGGTTCAACAGGAGGCAACAGAGATAACAGAGGGAAAGAAACTCAGAACTCTGTTATTTCTGTTACCTCCTGTTGGAAAAAATTCAACGGCTATTCGGCACCGCATTCCATTTGGGCACGAGCAGGAGGCCTGCGATGAGCAAGGAGACCGATAGAGCCACGAAGACGCCGTTCCATCCCCAGCGATCGTGGAAAAAACCCGGGATGGTGCCGCCCACAATCGCGCCGATGGACCCGCAGCAGTTGATCAACCCGACCGCCGTCGAAGCGCCTTTTTTCGTCCCAAAATCAATTGCGGAGGTGCCGCTGACAAGTGTGTCCGGCGCGTACAGCGCGAAGCCAATCAGGAAAAGGCAAGTGCCGAGCATGAGTTTGGTGGCTGGAAGTTTGTCCAGGAAGAAAACGAGAATCGCCGAGGTGATGAGGCATACCACCGAAATCGGATTGCGGCGGGAGCCGAGCAACTTGTCAGAAATCACCCCGGCCAACAAGGCGCTGAGCGGTCCGGCCAACTCAAACAAACTGCCCAGCGCTCCGGACTGCGCCATGTTGGTGCCGAGCCGGTCACTCAAATATTTTGGCGCCCAGAACAGAATGGCGTAACGGG includes:
- a CDS encoding NAD(P)/FAD-dependent oxidoreductase codes for the protein MRDVYDAVILGSGHNSLILQAYLGRSGLSTVCLEPRAVAGGGLETVENPVGSGFFHNTHSFYHRGLTRLPWYSDLNLRQHGAEYLEPELNVALITADGRALEWWTQFEKTVESFAQFSRRDAGALQRWCERFRPIVQNILVPEAQAPPLPLDQRRALLSETEEGRVLLKVSELSPLEFVRQEFEHPAIQAGLLFFNGLREVDLRCRGFGHHIPALLASGRMAQMCVGGVRRLADALIAAVREAGGEIALRTTPRQIRIEDGCVIGVETTDGAFVRARRLVASGLNPHQTFLDLIEPDQLPAPVAEKARNFQYNLIAPLFALNVNLREAPQYQAAERCPELKDAFMVILGLDRPEQFEDIVGHHEAGAIPPTVMWGTCPTRFDASQAPPGRHTAFMWEKTPYRLEGDPQNWDRAKEEHGRVLLRKWSEYAPNIESATLAAFTASPLDVERTLPNMKHGDLLVGAFNNGQVGFHRPFAGAGHYRGILKGLYLCGSSCHPGGNITGLPGYNCAQVVLADLGIAAPWMPRPIADQLKRG
- a CDS encoding DUF4143 domain-containing protein → MLGLDSFPSLEGHPKLGASWEGFALEQVLRLTGDRDAYFWATHAGAELDLLITWKAKRYGFEFKYGDAPALSKSMHVALSDLKLEQLFVVYPGPQSYRLHEHVEMLSIT
- a CDS encoding IS21 family transposase, with the translated sequence MNAGQTPEHLQAKHHWRTRPDPLADIWPQAEARLKEAPELEAKALFEHLQSQPPGRISEKHQRTFQRRVHLWRLQHGEDKEVFFPQAWEPGRPLQLDWTHASELAVTISGVPYPHWLCHTVLPYSNWQWATRCRSESLLSLRQGLQASLHRLGQAPQEVRVDHSSAATHRLGAQGGREFNAEFVSVCGHYGLVPKTIGIGCPNENGDVESGNGHLKRRLTQHLLLRGSRDFASEADYDRFLQRVLERANAGRADKLAEELAEAQAEGRSVIGPAARAPHNNGGRYTTEDFQIEVEQRKAICPAGKENTQCSRLEEQATGKVTYRLEWSTQCADCPLRERCVGPGQKHRSLVVGQHHSALQARRQEQKTEAFTQQMKHRNGIEGTQSELWSKTPRRFSNSRTALTM